A single window of Actinoallomurus bryophytorum DNA harbors:
- a CDS encoding TraR/DksA family transcriptional regulator, producing the protein MTPSLEERLAAERLRTLERIAALDRDRTGLIESSTSTGVDDEHDPEGATIAFERAQLEALLDQSHRHLSELDRSLRQLEEGAYGRCEVCGDAIAPERLAARPTASTCITCAARG; encoded by the coding sequence ATGACTCCTTCACTGGAAGAGCGACTGGCCGCGGAGCGGCTGAGGACACTGGAGCGCATCGCGGCACTCGACCGCGACCGCACCGGCCTCATCGAGTCCTCGACGTCCACCGGCGTGGACGACGAGCACGATCCCGAAGGCGCCACGATCGCCTTCGAGCGTGCTCAGCTCGAGGCGTTGCTGGACCAGTCGCACCGGCATTTGTCCGAGCTCGACCGGTCGCTGCGGCAACTCGAGGAGGGCGCGTACGGCCGGTGTGAGGTCTGCGGCGACGCCATCGCCCCCGAACGCCTTGCCGCCCGCCCCACCGCCAGCACCTGCATCACCTGCGCCGCCCGCGGCTGA
- a CDS encoding LacI family DNA-binding transcriptional regulator, producing MPTIRDVAGEAGVSISTVSLVLNSPERVGDVTRRRVLAAVDALGFVPKAEAVARARRGVGRIGVLAPYSSYPSVARRLTGVLRAVGSRPVEVVVFDQPSASQSTSPLLGSLPVTGRLDGLIVVSLPLEDAIARRLLGLATVLVDVRHPGFDSVHTDDAAGGRLVASHLLARGHRRFAFLGETQESDLYVSPSQRRLAGFRAALAEHSPAVRLAGHGVGSAVAAARELLSASDRPTAVFAADDTLAAGVMRAAHSLGLAVPGDLAVVGFDDGELAEALDLTTVRQPLEESGRAATELLLQRLDGPGAPRSISLGLELVARGSS from the coding sequence GTGCCGACCATCCGGGATGTCGCCGGTGAGGCCGGTGTGAGCATCTCGACGGTCTCGCTAGTGCTCAACTCACCCGAGCGGGTCGGCGACGTGACGCGTCGCCGGGTCCTGGCGGCGGTGGACGCGCTGGGCTTCGTCCCCAAGGCCGAAGCGGTCGCGCGGGCGCGTCGCGGAGTGGGACGGATCGGCGTGCTGGCGCCGTACTCCTCCTACCCCTCGGTCGCGCGCCGGCTGACCGGCGTGCTGCGTGCCGTCGGGAGCCGTCCGGTCGAGGTCGTGGTGTTCGACCAGCCGTCCGCCTCGCAGAGCACGTCCCCGCTGCTCGGAAGCCTGCCCGTCACCGGACGGCTCGACGGGCTCATCGTGGTGAGCCTGCCGCTGGAGGACGCCATCGCCCGGCGCCTGCTGGGGCTGGCCACGGTGCTGGTGGACGTACGCCATCCCGGCTTCGACTCCGTGCACACCGACGACGCCGCGGGCGGGCGCCTGGTCGCCTCGCACCTGCTCGCGCGGGGACATCGGCGCTTCGCGTTCCTCGGCGAGACGCAGGAGTCGGACCTGTACGTCTCGCCGTCGCAGCGGCGGCTCGCCGGGTTCCGTGCCGCTCTGGCGGAGCATTCGCCCGCGGTACGGCTCGCCGGGCACGGAGTCGGATCGGCGGTGGCCGCCGCGCGGGAGCTGCTCTCGGCTTCGGACCGGCCCACTGCGGTCTTCGCGGCGGACGACACCCTGGCGGCGGGCGTCATGCGCGCCGCGCACTCGCTCGGACTCGCCGTTCCCGGCGACCTCGCAGTGGTGGGCTTCGACGACGGCGAGCTCGCCGAGGCGCTCGACCTCACCACCGTGCGGCAGCCACTGGAGGAGTCCGGCCGCGCGGCGACCGAGCTCCTGCTCCAGCGCCTGGACGGGCCCGGCGCCCCGCGCTCGATCTCACTGGGGCTCGAACTGGTCGCTCGCGGTTCGAGCTGA
- a CDS encoding SDR family NAD(P)-dependent oxidoreductase codes for MSRSYVVTGGGRGIGRAVAERLLGDADTVVAIERDPVALEWIAAHPAGPRLVGLAGDAADETVAGLAADLAQAAAPLAGWVNNAAVFGDAASFDSTPTSETLRGIELNLALAVVGCATAVRRFLAAGAGGSIVNVSSHQAVRAVPGCAPYVTSKAAIEGLTRALAVEYGPHGIRVNAVAPGSIGTERYTELLAGGDGARIEAEMARLHPLGRVGRPGEVAAAVAHLLSDGASFITGATVPVDGGRTVLAQDPETL; via the coding sequence ATGAGCCGTTCCTACGTGGTGACGGGCGGAGGACGGGGCATCGGAAGGGCGGTGGCCGAACGGCTCCTCGGTGACGCGGACACGGTCGTGGCGATCGAGCGTGACCCGGTGGCGCTCGAGTGGATCGCCGCTCACCCCGCCGGTCCGCGCCTCGTCGGCCTGGCCGGCGACGCCGCCGACGAGACCGTCGCCGGGCTGGCGGCCGATCTCGCGCAGGCGGCGGCGCCTCTCGCCGGGTGGGTCAACAACGCCGCGGTGTTCGGCGACGCGGCGTCGTTCGACTCCACCCCCACGAGCGAGACGCTGCGCGGCATCGAGCTCAACCTCGCGCTCGCCGTCGTCGGGTGCGCGACCGCCGTGCGAAGGTTCCTCGCGGCCGGCGCCGGCGGCTCGATCGTCAACGTCTCCTCCCACCAGGCCGTGCGCGCGGTGCCGGGCTGCGCGCCGTACGTGACCTCGAAGGCGGCGATCGAGGGACTGACCAGGGCGCTCGCCGTGGAGTACGGCCCGCACGGCATCCGGGTCAACGCGGTCGCGCCCGGTTCGATCGGCACCGAGCGGTACACGGAGCTGCTGGCGGGCGGGGACGGCGCGCGGATCGAGGCCGAGATGGCGCGCCTTCATCCCCTCGGCAGGGTGGGCCGTCCCGGCGAGGTCGCCGCGGCGGTGGCGCATCTGTTGTCCGACGGCGCGAGCTTCATCACCGGTGCGACCGTGCCCGTGGACGGGGGCCGTACGGTGCTCGCCCAGGACCCGGAGACGCTGTGA
- a CDS encoding class F sortase: protein MSNGSAGAFLVAVAMLTGMAHLQGAPSRGHAPVRQWSRPERVELGDTSIPVRSVRRHVSQQWRSRPAAPGRAIVPEATPEMIVGYVDPARGSAAFHRLTHVNEGDRVKVVRRDHSTAWFKVDSVRRAVRRSVEQERARGDRPELRLISVRDAARRGGHADPRNVIVSAHLDRPASEDVHLDRPGVVDE from the coding sequence GTGTCGAACGGAAGCGCAGGCGCCTTCTTGGTGGCGGTCGCGATGCTCACCGGTATGGCGCACCTGCAGGGTGCGCCGTCGAGGGGGCATGCGCCCGTACGGCAATGGTCCCGCCCCGAGCGGGTGGAGCTCGGCGACACGAGCATCCCGGTCAGATCCGTGCGCCGGCACGTCTCCCAACAGTGGAGGTCACGGCCGGCGGCGCCCGGCCGGGCGATCGTGCCCGAAGCCACCCCGGAGATGATCGTCGGCTATGTGGACCCGGCTCGCGGGTCGGCCGCCTTCCACCGGCTCACGCACGTCAACGAGGGGGACCGCGTGAAGGTGGTGCGCCGGGACCACAGCACCGCCTGGTTCAAGGTCGACTCGGTACGCCGCGCGGTGAGACGCTCCGTCGAACAGGAGCGGGCCCGCGGCGACCGGCCCGAACTCCGCCTGATCTCCGTGCGCGACGCCGCGCGGCGCGGCGGGCACGCCGACCCGCGCAACGTGATCGTCTCGGCTCATCTCGACCGCCCGGCGAGCGAGGACGTCCACCTCGACCGCCCCGGCGTCGTCGACGAGTGA
- a CDS encoding IclR family transcriptional regulator: MDASQGPPKSVLARGLSLLNAFGPSDVDLTLTVLAARSGLPKPTAHRLLGELVSWGALERTQAGYRLGMRLFVLGQRVPRPRGLREAALPYLEDLYEASHQNIHLAVLDGIDTLFLEKVSGRRSMPIISRVGGRLPAYCTATGKLFLAFGSPERLRSVLRAGLARHTPHTITMPGLLERDLARTLERGYGINREESEIGVSAVAAPVFDHRRRVIAAISITGHANRLDLERLAPAVRTSALSLSRELSHATASGTLVLPAVEPAPVPGRTAP; the protein is encoded by the coding sequence ATGGATGCCTCGCAGGGACCGCCCAAGTCGGTCCTCGCCCGTGGACTGAGCCTGCTGAACGCCTTCGGCCCGTCCGACGTCGACCTGACCCTGACCGTGCTGGCGGCACGCAGCGGCCTGCCCAAGCCCACGGCACACCGGCTGCTGGGCGAGCTGGTGAGCTGGGGCGCCCTGGAGCGTACGCAGGCGGGTTACCGGCTGGGCATGCGCCTGTTCGTCCTCGGTCAGCGCGTGCCCCGGCCGCGCGGGCTGCGCGAGGCGGCGCTGCCGTACCTGGAGGACCTGTACGAGGCGTCCCACCAGAACATCCACCTGGCGGTGCTCGACGGCATCGACACGCTGTTCCTGGAGAAGGTCAGCGGCCGCCGGTCAATGCCGATCATCTCCCGGGTCGGCGGACGGCTGCCGGCGTACTGCACGGCGACGGGCAAGCTGTTCCTGGCGTTCGGTTCACCGGAACGCCTGCGGAGCGTGCTGCGCGCCGGGCTGGCCCGTCACACGCCGCACACCATCACGATGCCCGGCCTGCTCGAACGGGACCTCGCGCGGACGCTCGAACGCGGCTACGGCATCAACCGGGAGGAGTCGGAGATCGGGGTGTCCGCGGTGGCGGCACCGGTCTTCGACCACCGCCGTCGCGTCATCGCGGCGATCTCGATCACCGGCCACGCCAACCGCCTCGACCTGGAGCGCCTCGCCCCCGCCGTACGGACCTCGGCTCTGTCGCTGTCCCGTGAGCTGTCCCACGCGACCGCCAGCGGAACCCTCGTCCTGCCCGCCGTGGAGCCCGCTCCCGTACCGGGGCGGACGGCGCCCTGA
- a CDS encoding GMC family oxidoreductase N-terminal domain-containing protein — MTSGETRVLAGLCELLVPGSRAIGPEHYIAQAVTGMSHSEEDDLHAAIGLLAPAVRQGVDGLAPLARSAAFALVRRLAIEAYYGDFAVHGHTGPTGWDDIGFDAPQARRLRKDWSFLTEPPQAPQPLPPAAEVVVVGSGAGGGLIAAELGQNGHDVVLIEAGGLYPADTHTRFELEARHRLWWPVRHTEGDDPVALLAGRCVGGSTVINTKVAMRAAASDVAAFHERTGLLGPDGAAFSPADLLPWYTAVERRLGVRERADWTPSAYRLRDGLARLGASFEPVRSYTDYNCTRCGSCLQGCPTNAGKSALNTFIAPAVARGEVRLVTRTTVDRVLISGGAVTGVVCESGVIRARTVVLAAGTLGTPRILLGSPDYLRTPSSRLVGRTIGLHPARLVYGRFDEPQDCHRVYPITGHCLDRQEEFVLEGPTIQDPVSFAESLTDEDGGPLWGRRLAGAAADYRHWAGLLVMANDENTGVLELDVRGEPVITKRFSAAERARLDAAREFAVRALRAAGAREVLWTGLSTSHAQGSVPMGSDPRRSAVDANGRSHDVAGLYVGDGSLVPASLSVNPSLTIMAFAAMVAGHLGKELTG, encoded by the coding sequence ATGACCAGCGGAGAGACGCGCGTGCTCGCCGGCCTCTGCGAGCTCCTGGTGCCGGGCTCGCGCGCGATCGGACCCGAGCACTACATCGCGCAGGCGGTCACGGGCATGTCCCACAGCGAGGAGGACGACCTGCACGCCGCGATCGGCCTGCTGGCGCCGGCCGTCAGGCAGGGTGTCGACGGACTGGCGCCGCTCGCGCGCTCGGCCGCGTTCGCGCTGGTCAGAAGGCTCGCGATCGAGGCCTACTACGGTGACTTCGCCGTCCACGGCCACACCGGCCCGACCGGCTGGGACGACATCGGCTTCGACGCGCCGCAGGCCCGGCGGCTGCGCAAGGACTGGTCGTTCCTGACCGAGCCGCCGCAAGCGCCCCAGCCGCTGCCGCCGGCGGCCGAGGTCGTGGTGGTCGGCTCCGGCGCGGGCGGCGGCCTGATCGCGGCCGAGCTCGGGCAGAACGGCCACGACGTGGTGCTCATCGAGGCCGGCGGCCTGTATCCGGCCGACACGCACACACGCTTCGAACTCGAGGCGCGGCACCGGCTGTGGTGGCCGGTACGCCACACCGAGGGCGACGATCCCGTCGCGCTGCTCGCCGGCCGCTGTGTCGGCGGATCGACGGTCATCAACACGAAGGTGGCGATGCGCGCCGCCGCGTCCGACGTCGCCGCCTTCCACGAGCGGACCGGCCTGCTCGGCCCGGACGGCGCCGCGTTCTCCCCGGCCGACCTGCTCCCCTGGTACACCGCCGTCGAGCGGCGGCTCGGCGTACGCGAGCGCGCCGACTGGACGCCGAGCGCGTACCGGCTGCGGGACGGGCTGGCGCGTCTCGGCGCGTCGTTCGAGCCGGTGCGGTCCTACACCGACTACAACTGCACCCGCTGCGGCTCGTGCCTGCAGGGCTGCCCGACCAACGCCGGCAAGTCCGCGCTCAACACCTTCATCGCGCCGGCCGTGGCGCGCGGGGAGGTGCGGCTGGTCACCCGCACCACGGTCGACCGGGTGCTGATCTCGGGTGGCGCGGTGACCGGGGTCGTCTGCGAGAGCGGCGTCATACGGGCACGTACGGTCGTGCTCGCGGCGGGCACGCTCGGCACCCCGCGGATCCTGCTGGGCAGCCCGGACTATCTGCGGACCCCGAGCTCGCGGCTCGTCGGCCGTACCATCGGGCTGCACCCCGCCCGGCTCGTCTACGGTCGTTTCGACGAGCCGCAGGACTGTCACCGCGTCTACCCGATCACCGGGCACTGCCTGGACCGCCAGGAGGAGTTCGTCCTGGAGGGCCCGACCATCCAGGACCCGGTCTCGTTCGCCGAAAGCCTGACGGACGAGGATGGCGGACCGCTCTGGGGCCGGCGGCTGGCCGGGGCCGCGGCGGACTACCGGCACTGGGCCGGGCTGCTCGTCATGGCGAACGACGAGAACACAGGCGTGCTCGAACTGGACGTACGCGGCGAGCCGGTCATCACCAAGCGCTTCTCCGCGGCCGAACGCGCCCGGCTGGACGCGGCGCGGGAGTTCGCCGTCCGGGCGCTGCGCGCCGCAGGTGCCCGCGAGGTGCTCTGGACCGGGCTGAGCACCTCACATGCGCAGGGCAGCGTGCCGATGGGCTCAGACCCCCGGCGCTCGGCCGTGGACGCGAACGGCCGGTCGCACGACGTCGCCGGGCTCTACGTCGGGGACGGCTCACTGGTCCCGGCGTCGCTGTCGGTCAACCCATCACTGACGATCATGGCGTTCGCCGCCATGGTCGCCGGCCACCTCGGGAAGGAGCTCACCGGATGA
- a CDS encoding SDR family NAD(P)-dependent oxidoreductase, translating into MSRTSGADRVALVTGAANGLGQEFCVALAARGHRVAGLDVADLAETGRRVADSCGGDRFFGVRADVTDPAAVTAAVDEIAKDHGGPHIVVNNAGTYPAIPFEDTTLDEWRRIMRLNLDGPFIVTQAALPHLRAAGWGRIVNIVSAVVFLGPPDMVAYTTSKAGLVGFTRALASAVGEDGVTVNAIAPGLTRTTTAERTVGADGGFDRVRASQIVPRVEEPGDLVSTLLYVCDEGSGFLTGQTINVDGGSAKH; encoded by the coding sequence GTGAGCCGTACCTCAGGTGCCGACCGGGTCGCGCTGGTGACCGGCGCCGCGAACGGACTGGGCCAGGAGTTCTGTGTCGCCCTGGCCGCCCGCGGACACCGAGTGGCCGGGCTGGACGTCGCCGATCTCGCCGAGACCGGGCGCAGGGTCGCCGACTCGTGCGGCGGCGACCGCTTCTTCGGTGTCCGCGCCGACGTGACCGACCCGGCCGCAGTGACGGCGGCCGTGGACGAGATCGCCAAGGACCACGGCGGCCCGCACATCGTGGTCAACAACGCGGGGACCTACCCGGCGATCCCGTTCGAGGACACGACGCTGGACGAGTGGCGCCGGATCATGCGCCTGAACCTCGACGGCCCCTTCATCGTCACCCAGGCCGCGCTGCCCCACCTGAGGGCGGCGGGCTGGGGCCGGATCGTCAACATCGTCTCGGCCGTCGTCTTCCTCGGGCCGCCCGACATGGTCGCCTACACCACGTCAAAGGCCGGCCTGGTCGGCTTCACGCGCGCCCTCGCGAGCGCGGTCGGCGAGGACGGCGTCACGGTCAACGCGATCGCCCCCGGGCTCACCCGCACCACGACCGCGGAACGGACCGTCGGCGCGGACGGCGGGTTCGACCGGGTCCGTGCTTCCCAGATCGTCCCCCGGGTCGAGGAGCCCGGCGACCTGGTCTCGACGCTGCTGTACGTCTGCGACGAGGGGAGCGGGTTCCTCACCGGCCAGACCATCAACGTCGACGGCGGATCCGCGAAGCACTGA